Proteins encoded together in one Mycolicibacter minnesotensis window:
- a CDS encoding aspartate carbamoyltransferase catalytic subunit yields the protein MSTRHLLAAGDLSRDEATAILDDADRFAQALVGREVKKLPTLRGRTVITMFYENSTRTRVSFEVAGKWMSADVINVSASGSSVNKGESLRDTAFTLRAAGADALIIRHPASGAAHLLAEWTGAAEDGGPAVINAGDGTHEHPTQALLDALTLRQRLGEVAGRRIVIVGDIVHSRVARSNVSLLSTLGAEVVVVAPPTLLPAGVKDWSVTVSHDFDAELPAADAVLMLRVQAERMTGGFFPSTREYSVRYGLSEKRRAMLPDHAVVLHPGPMLRGMEISSSVADSSQSAVLQQVSNGVHVRMAVLFHLLVGSESAGSATDSGSAGEEAVL from the coding sequence ATGAGTACTAGGCACCTGCTGGCGGCCGGCGACCTGAGTCGTGACGAGGCCACCGCGATCCTCGACGACGCCGACCGCTTCGCGCAGGCATTGGTCGGCCGCGAGGTCAAGAAGCTGCCCACCCTGCGCGGGCGCACGGTGATCACGATGTTCTATGAGAACTCCACGCGGACCCGGGTCTCCTTCGAGGTGGCCGGCAAGTGGATGAGCGCTGATGTGATCAACGTGTCCGCTTCGGGATCCTCGGTGAACAAAGGGGAGTCGCTGCGCGACACCGCATTCACCCTGCGCGCTGCCGGCGCCGACGCGCTGATCATCCGTCACCCGGCCTCGGGTGCGGCACACCTACTCGCCGAGTGGACCGGAGCCGCCGAAGACGGCGGCCCGGCGGTGATCAACGCGGGCGACGGCACCCACGAGCACCCCACCCAGGCGTTGCTGGATGCGCTCACGCTGCGGCAGCGCCTCGGCGAGGTGGCCGGCCGACGAATCGTCATCGTCGGCGACATCGTGCATAGCCGGGTCGCACGTTCCAACGTGAGTCTGCTGTCGACACTGGGCGCCGAGGTGGTGGTGGTGGCTCCGCCGACCCTGCTGCCGGCCGGGGTGAAGGATTGGTCGGTGACGGTGAGCCACGACTTCGACGCCGAGCTGCCGGCCGCCGACGCCGTGCTGATGCTGCGCGTGCAGGCCGAACGGATGACGGGCGGATTCTTCCCGTCCACCCGCGAGTATTCGGTGCGCTACGGGCTGAGCGAGAAGCGTCGGGCGATGTTGCCCGACCACGCGGTGGTGCTGCACCCCGGTCCGATGCTGCGCGGCATGGAGATCTCCTCATCGGTGGCCGACTCCTCGCAGTCCGCGGTGCTGCAACAGGTTTCCAACGGTGTGCATGTGCGCATGGCGGTGCTGTTCCATCTGCTGGTGGGTAGCGAATCCGCGGGATCGGCGACGGATTCGGGGTCGGCGGGAGAGGAAGCTGTGCTGTGA
- the pyrR gene encoding bifunctional pyr operon transcriptional regulator/uracil phosphoribosyltransferase PyrR — MGAAGNSSTDRELMSSADVGRTVSRIAHQIIEKTALDDPDRVNAPRVVLLGIPTRGVTLAQRLAGKISEFCGVDLAHGSLDITLYRDDLMRQPPRALEPTSIPAGGIDDALVILVDDVLFAGRSVRAALDALRDVGRPRIVQLAVLVDRGHRELPVRADYVGKNVPTARGESVHVLLAEHDGRDRVVITR, encoded by the coding sequence ATGGGCGCTGCCGGTAATTCCAGCACCGACCGGGAATTGATGTCCTCGGCGGATGTGGGCCGCACTGTTTCTCGGATCGCACATCAGATCATCGAGAAGACCGCTTTAGACGATCCCGACCGGGTGAACGCCCCGCGCGTCGTGCTGCTGGGTATTCCCACCCGCGGCGTCACCCTGGCCCAGCGGCTGGCCGGCAAGATCAGCGAATTCTGCGGTGTTGATCTCGCACACGGCTCGCTGGACATCACCTTGTACCGCGACGACCTCATGCGCCAGCCCCCACGTGCTCTGGAGCCCACCTCGATCCCGGCGGGCGGCATCGACGACGCCTTGGTGATCCTGGTGGACGACGTGCTGTTCGCCGGCCGTTCCGTGCGGGCCGCGCTGGACGCCTTGCGCGACGTGGGCCGGCCCCGGATCGTGCAGCTGGCGGTGCTGGTGGACCGCGGGCACCGCGAATTGCCGGTCCGCGCCGACTACGTCGGCAAGAACGTGCCGACCGCCCGCGGCGAAAGCGTGCACGTATTGCTGGCTGAACACGACGGACGTGACCGGGTGGTGATCACCCGATGA
- a CDS encoding serine hydrolase domain-containing protein, with translation MNLDPNQAPLREACDTGLLAGVVTLVWQRGTVLQVNEIGYRDVGAGLPMTRDTIFRIASMTKPVTVAAAMTLIDQGRLRLTDPIAHWVPEFAAPRVIVDPAGSLEATTAARRALTVEDLMTHRCGIGYGFSVPGPIAREYQRLPFGRGPEAWLTALAALPLVDQPGERFTYGHGTDVLGVLLSRIEGKPLPEVLDERILGPLGMTDTGFSVTPQARRRSATMYRVDGDTLRDDAMGPVPITTPAFPNAGGGLMSTADDYLAFTRMLLADGMFDGTRILSTQAARAMRTDRLTDNQKRQPFLGAPFWVGRGFGLNLSVVTDAARSQPLFGPGGTGAFGWPGAYGTWWQADPSADLILIYLVQNAPALSTEMAAAVAGNTAIAKLRVAQPKFVRRTYAALGL, from the coding sequence GTGAACCTCGACCCCAACCAGGCGCCGCTGCGCGAAGCCTGTGACACCGGTCTGCTCGCCGGGGTGGTGACGCTGGTATGGCAGCGCGGCACGGTCCTGCAAGTCAACGAGATCGGTTACCGCGATGTCGGAGCGGGTCTGCCGATGACGCGCGACACGATCTTTCGGATCGCCTCGATGACCAAACCCGTCACCGTCGCCGCCGCGATGACCCTGATCGATCAGGGCCGGCTGCGCCTGACCGACCCGATAGCCCACTGGGTGCCGGAGTTCGCAGCGCCGCGAGTGATCGTCGACCCCGCCGGTTCGCTGGAGGCCACCACCGCGGCGCGGCGGGCCCTCACGGTCGAGGACCTGATGACGCACCGCTGCGGTATCGGTTACGGGTTTTCGGTACCCGGCCCGATCGCACGGGAGTACCAGCGATTGCCGTTCGGGCGCGGGCCCGAAGCCTGGCTGACGGCGCTGGCCGCCCTGCCGCTGGTGGACCAGCCCGGTGAGCGCTTCACTTACGGGCACGGCACCGACGTGCTGGGTGTGCTCCTGTCGCGGATCGAAGGCAAGCCCCTTCCCGAGGTGCTCGACGAACGAATCCTGGGCCCGCTGGGCATGACCGATACGGGCTTCTCTGTCACGCCGCAGGCACGCCGGCGCAGCGCCACCATGTACCGCGTCGACGGGGACACGCTGCGCGACGACGCCATGGGGCCGGTCCCGATCACAACACCCGCGTTTCCCAACGCCGGGGGCGGCTTGATGTCCACCGCCGACGACTACCTGGCATTCACCCGCATGTTGCTGGCCGACGGCATGTTCGACGGCACCCGGATTCTCTCGACCCAGGCGGCGCGGGCGATGCGTACCGATCGGCTCACCGATAACCAGAAGCGGCAGCCGTTCCTGGGAGCCCCGTTCTGGGTCGGCCGCGGATTCGGGCTCAACCTGTCGGTGGTGACCGACGCGGCGAGATCCCAGCCGCTCTTCGGACCCGGTGGTACGGGCGCGTTCGGCTGGCCGGGGGCCTACGGCACGTGGTGGCAGGCCGATCCGTCCGCCGACCTGATCCTGATCTATCTGGTGCAGAACGCCCCGGCGCTGTCCACCGAGATGGCTGCCGCGGTCGCCGGCAACACCGCGATTGCCAAGCTGCGGGTTGCACAGCCGAAGTTCGTTCGACGGACCTACGCGGCGCTGGGCTTGTAG
- a CDS encoding NAD(P)H-dependent oxidoreductase, translating into MKTLWVEASPKQEHSLSSALAQEFLDAATVAVVGDVERYSVWSDDAITFGREAAFAKFAPLYGERRTPEQKQIWSQILAEIERVRAFDRLVVSSPMWNWHVPHALKAWIDVIVQPIASFTLNERGEHVGTLGQGKPLQLILTRSSAYDGDRPDLQDFQRPYLEYVFTMLGYTVETLVFEPTTRWTAEEREQMREAALAEARRAGEELAT; encoded by the coding sequence ATGAAAACCCTGTGGGTGGAGGCCAGTCCCAAACAAGAACACTCGTTGTCTTCGGCGCTGGCCCAGGAGTTTCTTGATGCCGCAACGGTGGCCGTCGTCGGCGATGTCGAGCGGTACTCGGTGTGGAGCGACGATGCGATCACCTTCGGTCGCGAGGCCGCGTTCGCCAAATTCGCCCCGCTGTACGGGGAGCGGCGCACCCCGGAGCAGAAGCAGATCTGGTCGCAGATCCTGGCTGAGATCGAGCGGGTGCGTGCGTTCGATCGGCTGGTGGTGTCGTCGCCGATGTGGAATTGGCATGTGCCGCATGCGCTGAAGGCCTGGATCGACGTCATCGTCCAACCGATCGCCAGTTTCACACTCAATGAGCGCGGCGAGCACGTCGGGACGCTGGGGCAGGGAAAGCCGTTGCAGCTCATCTTGACTCGTTCGAGCGCTTATGACGGCGACCGCCCCGATCTGCAAGACTTTCAGCGGCCGTATCTGGAGTACGTCTTCACCATGCTGGGCTATACCGTGGAGACCCTCGTCTTTGAACCGACCACCCGCTGGACCGCCGAAGAGCGGGAGCAGATGCGCGAAGCCGCTCTGGCCGAGGCGCGCCGTGCCGGTGAAGAGCTCGCGACCTGA